A window of Candidatus Binatia bacterium contains these coding sequences:
- a CDS encoding aminotransferase class III-fold pyridoxal phosphate-dependent enzyme — protein MSTRRHPRTPHPPRPKLVRAEGMRVWDSEGRRYLDATSGAFCMQLGYTRPDLSAAMAEAASSLPHARPSLFDSEPASRYREELLRAAGPPFTRVLLATSGSEAVEIAIKVAWWWQRERGAADRRAILSLSGHYHGSTLAALDATGWPARRSPYQPWLPERAFGPAAHCARCFRGLSYPSCGLACAETALEEAETAAALLAETVPAAGLAAAVPPKGWLARIRARCDEAGALWIADEVLTGFGRTGALFAWSRLAERDGVDAAPDLVAFGKG, from the coding sequence GTGAGCACGAGGCGCCACCCGCGCACGCCGCATCCGCCGCGGCCGAAGCTGGTCCGCGCCGAAGGGATGCGCGTCTGGGACTCCGAGGGGCGCCGATACCTGGACGCCACCTCGGGCGCCTTCTGCATGCAGCTGGGCTACACGCGTCCCGACCTGAGCGCCGCGATGGCGGAGGCCGCCTCCAGCCTGCCGCACGCCCGCCCCTCCCTCTTCGACAGCGAACCCGCCTCGCGTTACCGGGAGGAGCTGCTTCGGGCCGCCGGGCCGCCGTTTACGCGCGTCCTTCTCGCCACATCGGGAAGCGAAGCGGTGGAGATCGCGATCAAGGTCGCCTGGTGGTGGCAGCGCGAGCGCGGCGCCGCCGACCGGCGCGCCATCCTTTCCCTCTCGGGCCACTACCACGGCTCCACGCTCGCCGCACTCGACGCGACCGGCTGGCCGGCGCGGCGCTCGCCCTACCAGCCCTGGCTTCCGGAGCGCGCCTTCGGCCCGGCCGCCCACTGCGCGCGCTGTTTCCGGGGACTAAGTTATCCCTCGTGCGGCCTCGCCTGCGCGGAAACGGCCCTCGAAGAGGCGGAGACGGCGGCGGCGCTTTTGGCCGAGACGGTCCCCGCGGCCGGGCTCGCGGCGGCGGTGCCTCCGAAGGGGTGGCTCGCGCGGATCCGCGCGCGGTGCGACGAGGCGGGCGCGCTCTGGATCGCCGACGAGGTGCTCACCGGCTTCGGGCGGACGGGCGCGCTCTTCGCCTGGTCGCGCCTGGCGGAGCGGGACGGGGTGGACGCGGCGCCCGACCTGGTCGCGTTCGGCAAGGGA